In the Streptomyces coeruleoprunus genome, GAGACCCATGCGCCCGTTCGTGTTCGACTACGCCCAGCCGGCCGGGACATCGGACGCCGCCCCACCCCCCTACGCCTATGACTCCACCCGTCAGCTGAACGTCCTGCCCGACGGGCGCCCCGCCATCGCCGACCGGGCGGTCCTCCGCGCGACGGGCACCACCACGTCCACGGCCGGCTCCCAGACCCACTTCGACGACTGACCGGCCGACGGCGCGCCATGACCGTGCTGATCCTGACGTGCGAGCAGGATGTCACCACGGACCTGGTGGTGGCCGAACTGCACGAGGCGGGCGTGCCCCTGGTCCGCGTCGACCCCGCCGACGTCCCCGGCGGCGTCGCACTGTCCGCCGAGTACGTCCACGGCGACGTCCACTGCTACCTGTCGGCCGACGGACGCATGGTCAGCTCGTCGGCGCTGCGCTCGATCTGGGTGCGGCGCCCGGGCGAGCCCGCGGCCCACTCGGCAGAGCCGTCGCCGTGGCTGACCGCCGAGACCGGACAGGCCCTGTACGGGATGCTCTGCTCGACGCCGGCCCGCTGGATGAACCATCCGCGCGAGGCCGCACAGGCGCGCTCCAAGCCCTGGCAGCTGCGCTGCGCGCACCGCAGCGGCTTCGCCGTGCCGCCCACGGTCGTGACGACGTTCCCGCGGGTGGCGCGGCAGTTCGTGGAGCAGTACGGGACGGGCGAGGGCGGCGTGGTCGTCAAGTCCCTGTCCGGGCCGCCGAAAGGCGAGCCGCGCGTCGCGCTGCCGACGGCGCTGGTGCCTCCGGGAGCGGACTTCTCGGCGGTCACCGCCTGCCCCACGCTGTTCCAGCAGTACGTGCCGAAGCGGGCCGACATCCGCCTCACATACGTGGGTGGCCGGCTGTTCGCGGCCCGGAAGGCCGCCGCTCCGGGGCAGGTCGACGGGCGGTACGGCGGGGCGGGGCACGGCTGGGAGGAGGCGCGGGTGCCGGACCGGATCGAGCGGTCGGTCCACGCGTACACGCGGCTGGCGGGACTGGCGTACGCGGCCTTCGACTTCGCCGAGGACGCGGACGGGGTGTGGTGGTTCCTGGAGTGCAACCAGGGCGGTCAGTTCGGCTTCGTGGAACTGGAGACCGGCCAGCCCATCGCCCGCGCGATCGCGTCGTGGCTGGCCGGTCCCCGGGAGGGCTAGTGCTCCTCGGGCTCCTCCCCGGAGGTGAGGCCGAGCGCGCGGCGCAGGCCCGTGCGGTCGGTGCCGAGTTTGGTGAACACCGCGGACAGCAGCTCGGAGACGGTCTGCTCGTCGCTCTCCATCCGGTCGGCGATCGCCGTGTTGTCGAGGCCCAGTGCGGCGTGCCGGGCCGCACTGTGCTCGGCCGTGGTCAGGGAGTCCTGCTCCGTCAGGTGCAGTCGGCGTGGGCGCAGGCCGGCGGCCGCGAGCTGCTTCCTGGCCTGGGTCGCCAGCGCGTCGGCGCCACAGGTGGTGGCGGTCTCCATGCCGCGGTAGAGCTGCTGGGCGGCCTGCTCCAGATTGCCCACGGCGTGCAGGGCGGTGCCGTGGTCGATGAGCGCGTGCGCGAGTTCGTACGCGGCCGGGGACTGCTCCAGGTGGGCGACGGCCTCCTCCAGCAGCGCGGTCGCCCGGACGGGGTCCGTCGTGGCGGCCGCGACCCGCAGGGCGTGACCGATGGCGCTGGCCGTGCCGAACGTACGGGCGCGGCACACGGCCTCCTCGGCGGCGGCACGCGCCTCCTCGGGCTTGTGCTTCACCTGTGCGAGAGCGAGGTCGAGCTGCCAGGGGCTCCAGGACGGGTTGCGCGTCCCACGCCGGACGAGCCGCTCGCCGGCGGCGCGGAGCTGGCGCTCGGCCTCCTCCGTCTCGCCGCGGGCGAGGAGCAACTTGCCCCAGACGGCCTGCGGGTCGGGGTAGACGACGGCCTTCGGGAAGTTGTCGCCCAGGCCGTAGCTCCGGGCGACCTCTTCGGCGCGGGCCACCCGGCCACGGGCGAGGAGCGTCTCGATGAGCGTGCCGATGGCGTACCACTGGGCCGGGACGCCGTGTCCCACGCGGTCGGCGACCTGGAGTCCGCGGCGGACGAAGTCCTCGGCCTCCGCGAGCCGGCCGCGCCGGTAGCGGATGTAGCCCAGCAGGGTGTAGGCGAACGAGAGGTGGGCGCCGCGCCAGCCCATCTCCTCGAACTCGGCGATCGCGGAGTGGAACATCTCCTCGGCGCGGCCGGGCTGGTCGCAGTACATCAGGGTGAGCGCGACGACCACCGGGACCTCGAACCCGAAGTCCGGGTCGGTCCAGCTCATGCCGCCGTTCAGCGCCTTCTCGGCGTAGTGCAGGGCCTGTTCCGCCGGTTCGCCGCGCATGACGGCGTCCCAGGAGCGCAGGCCGAGGATATGACGCTCCGCCAGGTCGCGTCCGGCGAGGCGCGTGGCGTACTTGGCGAGCAGCCGGGAGCGGGCCGGGGAGTCCTGCTCGTCGACGCGGACCGCGTTCCACTTGAACAGCTCGGCCTGCATCCGCAGTTTGGTGCGGGGGCTGGTGGTGTTGCGGATCTCCTCGGCGAGGAGCTCCGTGGCCTGTTCGATCCGGCCGATGTGGGCGAGCGCCTGGGCCAGCCGGTAGATGATGGCCTCCCGCAGCCCCTGCTCGATCTTGGGCTCCTCCAGGGCGGCCCGCAGGTGGTTGACCGTGGTGGCGGGTTCGGTGAGGAGGCTGGCGGCGCCGAGTTCGAAGAGGACCTGGGCCCGGTCCTCCACCTCCGGCGGTTCGCGCAGCGCGCGGGCCAGGTAGCGGCGGGCCGCGTCGGGTGCGCCCGCCGAAAAGCTGTCGCGGGCGGCCTGGCGCAGCTGCTGGACGACCCAGGGGTCGCCCTCCGGGTGCATCTCGAGCATGTGGCGGGCCGCCGCCACGGCGCCGAGCCCTTCGTCGATCACGGCCTGTGCGGCCATGCCGTGCATCGCGACGCGCACACCGGCCGGGATCGACCTGTAGACGGCGGTGGCGATCAGCGGATGGCAGAACTCCACGACCTGCTCGCGCCGGATGTTGGTGAGGACGGTCAGGATGCGTGCGGCCTCCAACTGCTGGATGGCCTCGTCGGTCTGGGCCTCGCCGAGCGCCGCGAGGTCCCCGGCGAGCCGCTTGGAGATGCCGGAGCTGCCCAGCACCGCGGCGGCCCAGGCGAGCCGGACGGTGGAGGGGCCGAGCTGTTCCAGCCGCTCTATGAGGCCGCTGCCCTTCACCGCGGAGGCGAGGTCGCGGAGTTGGGCGATGTTCTCCTGGTCGGGCCGCAGCCCGCGCTCGCGGCCCTTCGCGGCCAGCTCGACGACCTCGAACGGATTGCCGCCGGTGATCGCCCAGTACTCGCGGCAGAACATGTCGTCGGCGCCGTTGCCGAGGCTCTCGCGGACCAGGCGGGCGACGGCGCCCGAGGTGAGGCGGCGCCAGCTCGTGCGGGCGGGAGCCGCGGCGCTCGGCGAGGCTCTGCAACGCGGCGGCGTCCGGCCGCAGTTCGTCCGGGCGCCAGGCCACGACGATCAGCATGGCGAGTTCGTCGGCTCGGGCGGCGAAGGAGGTGAGCCAGGCGAGGGACTCGGCGTCGGCCCAGTGGGCGTCGTCGAGGACGAGCACGAGGGGCTTGCTGCGCACGGAGAAGTGCGTGATGACCCAGTCGAGGCCGTCGCGCACACCCTGCGGGTCGGGCGCGGCGCCGTCCTGCGGCCCGGCCAGGCCGATGGCGGGTGCCACGATGCCGTACCAGCTGCCCAGGATCTCGCGCCGCTCCTGCTCGCCCAGGGCGGCGAAGAGCGGCTGGACGAGCTGGCGCATCACATGGAACGGCACCTGCTTCTCCTGCTCGCCGCCGCGGGCGAACAGCACCGTGCAGCCGCGGTCCGCCGCGTCGCGGCGGAGTTCGCGGAGCAGGGTGGTCTTGCCGAGCCCGGCGGGGCCCGCGAAGGCGAGCACCCCGCCGTGCCGCACTCCGGAGCCGTTCCCCGGCACACCGCACAGGTCGTCCAGGGCACGGCGGATAGCGAGTAGTTCAGAATCCCGTTCGAGCAGGGAGTGGCAGGCCCATCCTTGCTGTTCCACGGTTTGCGTCATCCTTGCCCCCTCCAGCACGTGCGGCCGAGTGTAGGGGCAAGACGACAGGACCGTGCTGCTCACGACCATTCTTCTGGGAACATCGCCACTCATACGAGCGCAAGGCTGTACCCTTCGCTGACGCACTCACCAGCCCGGCCTCAAGGGCCGGCCAAAAGCCGCCGCGGAAGCGGTCGGAGCGGTCCGGATCCGTCAGTGACGGGGCACCGGGATCATCGGCAGCGCATTCGGTTGCGGCATGCCCGCCGGCACCTCCCGCACGGTGCTGCCCGGCGCGGGAACGAGCCTCCACCGGGCCGCCACGGCGGCCACCACGGTCACGATCTCCGCCACCGCGAAGGAATCCCCGATGCATTTGTGCTGACCGGCTCCGAAGGGGATGAAGCTGTGGAGGTGGGGGTGGTCCGGGGAATCGGCGCCCCAGCGGTCCGGGTCGAACGACGTGGAGTCCCGGAAGAGGCCGGGGTCCCGGTGCAGCGCGTAGGGGCTGTACGCCACTTCGGCGCCCTCGGGGATCTCCACGCCGCCGAGCCGGGCCGGGGCCAGCGCGCGGCGGGTGAAGAGCAGCGGGGAGTGCAGCCTGAGGGCTTCCTGGAAGACCTGGTGGGTGTAGGTGAGCCGGGGGAGGTGGGCGGGCCGGACGGGGCCCTCGCCGACCACCTCGTCGATCTCCGCGTGCAGCCGCTTCTCCACGTCGGGGCGGCGGCCGAGTTCGTGGAAGATCCAGGCCATGGTGGTCGCCGAGGTCTCGGTGCCGGCCAGGGTGAGGGAGATGACCTCGTCCCGTACCTGTGCGGCGCTCATGCGCTCGCCCGTCTCCGGGTCGGTGCTGGTGAGGAGCAGGGACAGCAGGTCGTCCCCGTCGCCGCTGCCGTACCCGGCGATGACCTCGTCGATGGTGCGGCGCAGGCGGACGGCCGCGGCGTCGAAGCGCCGGTTCAGCGGGATGGGCAGCCGGTCGAGGGCCTTCGGGATGACCGCCCGGACGAGCATGCCCTCCAGGATGACGGGCAGCGACCGCTGTACCTCGGCGACGGCGGGCCGGCCGGGATCGCCCGAGAACACCACTTCGGCGATCATGGAGAGGGCGACCCGGCGCGTCTCCCGGTCCACCGCGATCTCCCGGCCCGCCGTCCAGGAGTCGGCGAGGGCCGTCGCCTCACGGCACATCAGCTCGGCGTAGCCGGCGACGCTGCGGCGGTGGAACGCCGGCTGGAGCAGTCGCCGTTGCTTGCGGTGGAAGTCGCCGTCGGTCATCACGAGGCCGTCGCCGAACACGGGGCGCAGCCGGTCGAAGACCCTGCCGCGGCCGAAGCGGTGTGCCTCGCTCGTGAGCACGGCGTGGATGAGGTCCGGCGCCGTGAGGACGTGGACCGGCCACGTACCGATGTCGATGCGCGCCACATCCCCGACGGTGCGCAGGGACTCCAGGAACGCGATGGGACCGCGCCACAGCTGGAGGGCGTGACCGAGGACGGGCAACCGTCCGGGGGCCACCGTGGGCTCGGAGACCGTACGGGTCCGTTCGGTGTGCGTCATGGGCCGACTCCCCGTCAGGCGGCGGAAACCAGGTCCGGGCGGGTGTACGCGGATTCGAGTCCCGCGACGAACCGCTCGTCGTCGTACCGTGTGCACTCGTAACGCTGCCACATGTCCGCGCCGGTCATCCAGTCCTCGTAACCGCGCACGCAGCGCTCGGCGTCGGCGCGTTCGACGGGGTCCTTGACGTCGAGCGCGTCCAGGATCCGGGGCAGGTCGCGGGAGAGGGCCAGGAAGTCCTCGACACGCTCGTGGATGCGCTCCTCCACGTCCGCCACCGCCCGTTCGAGCGGCCAGCCGTGCCACCAGGCGAGGAGGGAGGCGAGGTTGTTGTTGTCGCCGCAGGAGTACTCCTTGCGCAGCGAGAAGATGTCGTTGCCCCAGGACACGACGTCGATGGCGCTCCACATCAGTTCCCGGAACGCCGGGTCCTGGTGGACCCGCGGCGGCAGGGCGATGCCGTGCGCGGCCTCGACCATGTCCATCATGGGCAGCAGCTGGGAGCTGTGACGGCGCATCAGGACGTAGTCGTCGACGGCCGGCTGGCCCGGGGCGCGGCGGTTGACGGCCTCCTGGTCCAGGGAGCGCAGCATGGCGGGTACGTGGAGCCGGTAGCGCGCCCGCAGCGGTTCGGTCATCCCGTCGAGGATGCGGTCGCACAGGTCGATGAACCCGGCGACCAGCGGGTTGTCGCAGGAACGCAGGGCGGCACCCGCGTCCCCGTCGGTCAGGTAGGTGTCGATCGCCCGGGTCACGGGGAGCCAGGCGGCCACGTCGCCGGACCTGATGAGGTGGTCGTGCTGGTCGTCGAGGACGAACGACCAGGCCATCCATTGCGAGAGCAGCAGGACGTCCTCGTAGGACGCCGCGTGCTCCACGCGCGCCGACAGGTGCCCGAAGCCGATGCCGGCGAAATCCTCCGCCGCCTCGTGGATGAGCCCGTGGCGCAGGGCCCACTCGGTCGCCTCCTGATTCGCCCGCCGCCCTTCCGGATGTTTGGAATTCCGGAAGGGAAGATGGAAGTGAGGGACGGTGAAGGTTTCGAGAATTGCCATGGTCCCCTCCCAGGGAAATCCCGATTCGCCATCCCCGCTCGTTCACCTCTTGGTCGAAGACCCGGAAATCCGGCCCTCTTCCGAGGTATCGTCACACCTACGCGCCGAGCCACTGGAAGCACAGCACAGGCGCCCGCCTACGGGCGCACGAGAACGTCAAGCGGCCGCTTCAGACATTAACGCGCAGAGGCGATCGGACTGTCAATATTATGTGCCTCGAAAACGCTGCCTGCATAACGCAATTGCCAGGGGAATTATCAATCAGGCATATGCGAAATGCTGTGGCCAGCGGTTGACTTCCACAGCGGCCTTCATATAAGGCACCGAGCCCGCTCGGCGGTCGGCCGGTGAGGGCGTCGAAGCCGTCCGGTTTTCGCCGTTCCCGCACGGCCTCCGCACGGCCTCCCGGGCGGGCAATCCCTCACACGGGTGAGCCCGACACACACGGGTGAATCGAACGCGCCGTCACGACGTCCCTCGCTCGGCGCCCCTTGGCCCGCCGCCCGCCCGTCGCACCTTTCTTCGACGCTTCGCTCTTCCGTCGCCGTGACACCGCCGTGAACAGGCGCGTTACCGGGTGGACGATGCCCGACCACCCTGATTCCGGGAGAAGCGATGAACCCTGTGCCCACCCCTGCCGTGCCTCGCGCCGTGTTCGAGAAGCCCGTCCTGTGCCACACCGCGCACGGGCGTCTGATTGACGCCTCCGTGGCCGCGTTCGGCCGCTCCTCACGACCGGCGGGGAGGTGGCGCGCATGAGCGGGAAAGACGTACGCGGCACGGCACCCGGCACCCCGCCCGTACCGCGCCCCAGGGGCGAGGCACTGCCCCTGCCGCCGGCCGAGCTCGCCGCCGGCCCGTCGGGCGGCGACGACCCGACCGACGGGATGGAGGAGGCGTACTGGTCCGTGTACGACGGAGCCGCCGCCCGCGCGAGCCTGTCCCGGATCGCGGGCCGGCTGCCCCGGATCGTCCGGCGGATCGGCGGGCTCGCCTGGGCCGCCGACCGCGCCGCGACGGCGGCCGTCGTGGTGCTCCAGCTGGGCTCCGCCTCCATGGCCGCGTTCGGGCTCATGGCGTCCGTGACCGTCCTGCACGAACTGTTCGCCCAGGGGCCCACGCCGGACAGGGTCCGCGCCGCCGTGCCGGCCATCCTGCTCGTGGTGGCCCTCCTGTCCGCCAGGGCCCTGCTGGAGGCGGGGGTCTCCCTGGCCCAGGCCCGGCTGACCCCGAAGATCCGCACCGCGCTGGAGCGGGAGTTCCTGCGTCTGACCGCCCATGTGCGGCTGGAGGTGGTGGACGACCCCGACTGGCACGACGACGCCTACCGGGCCAACGACCGGGGCCTGTTCTACGCCCGGCAGATCGTGGGCCAGGTCGTCTCCCTGGCGTCCGCGCTGCTGGGGCTCGTGGGGACCGCAGGTGTCCTCGCCGTGCTGCACCCGCTGCTGATCCTGCTGCTGCCGCTGTCCGTGGTCCCCGTCGGGGCGGCGGCGGTCCGCGCGACGCGGGCCCGGTTCCACAGCTTCCGGCGGTGGAACGCGCTCCAGCGCCGCGTGCGGGTCTTCTCCTGGCTGCTGCTGGACCAGGACGCGGCCGCCGAACTGCGCTCGGACACCGCGCAGCGCGCCCTGCTCGACGAGCACTCCCGGCTCACCACGCTGATCGCGCGGGAGGACACGCGGCTCGGGACGGACGCGGCCCTGCTGAACCTGGCGGGCCGTACGGCGGGCGGGCTCGGCACCGGTGTCACGTACACCGTGCTGGGCGCGATGCTGATCGCGGGCTGGCTGCCGCTGGCCGCCGGCGCCGGCGCCGTCCTCGCCATCCAGGCGAGCCACGGTGCGCTGACGCGACTGGTCGACGTGGGACACCTGGTGTACGAGCACGCCATGTGGGTGGACGACCTGCTGGCGTTCCAGGAGCGGTGCCGGGGCTGCTGCCCCGCCGGCGGGAGCTGACCGCGCCGGGGACGGTGGGGGTGATCACCCTGGAGGACGTCTCGTACACCTACCCCGGCAAGGAGACGCCCGCGCTGGACGGGGTGTCGATGACGCTGCGGGCGGGGCAGACGGTCGCGTTCGTCGGGGTCAACGGGTCGGGGAAGAGCACCTGTTCACGGCTGCTGGCGGGCCTGTACGACCCGGACGGCGGGGCGATCCGCTGGGACGGCGTGGACGTCGGGGAGATGGACACCGAGTCCGTGCAGGCGCGGGTCGCCACGGTCCTCCAGGACCCGGTCCACTTCCCGTTCAGCGCCCTGGCCAATGTGACCGTCTCCCGGGGAACGCTCACGCGGGCCCGCCCGCGGGAGGCCCTCGACGCCGTGGTGGCCTCGGGGGCGGACGAGGTCATCGCCGGGCTGCCGGACGGCTGGTCGACGCTGTTGTCCAAGCGGTTCCGGGGCGGACGGCAGCTGTCGGCCGGCCAGTGGGCCAAGATCGCCGTGGCCCGCGGCATCTACAAGGACGCGCCGCTGCTCCTCCTCGACGAGCCGACCGCCAGCATGGACCCGCGGGCGGAGCACGCGGTCTACCGGGCCGTGCTGCGCGGGGCGCGGCGGCCGGACCGGATCACGGTGCTGATCTCGCACCGGCTCGCCAGCGTCGTGGAGTGCGACACGATCTATGTGTTCGACGACGGGCGGATCACCGAGTGCGGTACGCACCAGGAGCTGCTGGCCCTCGGCGGCGCCTACGCGGAGATGTTCCGGCTCCAGGCTGCGGCGTACCGGGACGACGGTGAGGGGGCGGCAGCGGCACCCGCCTGACAGCCGGGGGCGGGTCGTACGGATCGGAGGGTGTACGCCGAAGGGGGCGGAATACCGCGGAATCGGCGCCCGTCGCCCTGACAAACGTCATACCTTCCCGTGCACAAGATCCTTCCGAGGGTGGAGGCCCGGGCCGGGAGGGCGAGGTGAGGATGGGTCACATCCCGCTCGCACCAGGCGAGAACCAACGAGAACAGGATGACCGACGCATGTCCTCACCCCGCCCGACCACCTCGCCCGCCCTGCGGCGCGCCCGCCTGGTGGCGGTCGCCTCCACGGTGGTGCTCGCGCTCGCCACCGGCGCCTTACCGGCACAGGCGGCCGTCGCCGGGCCCGCGGGCGGCACCACCACCGCCG is a window encoding:
- the tgmA gene encoding putative ATP-grasp-modified RiPP encodes the protein MRPFVFDYAQPAGTSDAAPPPYAYDSTRQLNVLPDGRPAIADRAVLRATGTTTSTAGSQTHFDD
- the tgmB gene encoding ATP-grasp ribosomal peptide maturase, with protein sequence MTVLILTCEQDVTTDLVVAELHEAGVPLVRVDPADVPGGVALSAEYVHGDVHCYLSADGRMVSSSALRSIWVRRPGEPAAHSAEPSPWLTAETGQALYGMLCSTPARWMNHPREAAQARSKPWQLRCAHRSGFAVPPTVVTTFPRVARQFVEQYGTGEGGVVVKSLSGPPKGEPRVALPTALVPPGADFSAVTACPTLFQQYVPKRADIRLTYVGGRLFAARKAAAPGQVDGRYGGAGHGWEEARVPDRIERSVHAYTRLAGLAYAAFDFAEDADGVWWFLECNQGGQFGFVELETGQPIARAIASWLAGPREG
- a CDS encoding ATP-binding protein, with the protein product MFCREYWAITGGNPFEVVELAAKGRERGLRPDQENIAQLRDLASAVKGSGLIERLEQLGPSTVRLAWAAAVLGSSGISKRLAGDLAALGEAQTDEAIQQLEAARILTVLTNIRREQVVEFCHPLIATAVYRSIPAGVRVAMHGMAAQAVIDEGLGAVAAARHMLEMHPEGDPWVVQQLRQAARDSFSAGAPDAARRYLARALREPPEVEDRAQVLFELGAASLLTEPATTVNHLRAALEEPKIEQGLREAIIYRLAQALAHIGRIEQATELLAEEIRNTTSPRTKLRMQAELFKWNAVRVDEQDSPARSRLLAKYATRLAGRDLAERHILGLRSWDAVMRGEPAEQALHYAEKALNGGMSWTDPDFGFEVPVVVALTLMYCDQPGRAEEMFHSAIAEFEEMGWRGAHLSFAYTLLGYIRYRRGRLAEAEDFVRRGLQVADRVGHGVPAQWYAIGTLIETLLARGRVARAEEVARSYGLGDNFPKAVVYPDPQAVWGKLLLARGETEEAERQLRAAGERLVRRGTRNPSWSPWQLDLALAQVKHKPEEARAAAEEAVCRARTFGTASAIGHALRVAAATTDPVRATALLEEAVAHLEQSPAAYELAHALIDHGTALHAVGNLEQAAQQLYRGMETATTCGADALATQARKQLAAAGLRPRRLHLTEQDSLTTAEHSAARHAALGLDNTAIADRMESDEQTVSELLSAVFTKLGTDRTGLRRALGLTSGEEPEEH
- a CDS encoding cytochrome P450; protein product: MTHTERTRTVSEPTVAPGRLPVLGHALQLWRGPIAFLESLRTVGDVARIDIGTWPVHVLTAPDLIHAVLTSEAHRFGRGRVFDRLRPVFGDGLVMTDGDFHRKQRRLLQPAFHRRSVAGYAELMCREATALADSWTAGREIAVDRETRRVALSMIAEVVFSGDPGRPAVAEVQRSLPVILEGMLVRAVIPKALDRLPIPLNRRFDAAAVRLRRTIDEVIAGYGSGDGDDLLSLLLTSTDPETGERMSAAQVRDEVISLTLAGTETSATTMAWIFHELGRRPDVEKRLHAEIDEVVGEGPVRPAHLPRLTYTHQVFQEALRLHSPLLFTRRALAPARLGGVEIPEGAEVAYSPYALHRDPGLFRDSTSFDPDRWGADSPDHPHLHSFIPFGAGQHKCIGDSFAVAEIVTVVAAVAARWRLVPAPGSTVREVPAGMPQPNALPMIPVPRH
- a CDS encoding terpene synthase family protein gives rise to the protein MAILETFTVPHFHLPFRNSKHPEGRRANQEATEWALRHGLIHEAAEDFAGIGFGHLSARVEHAASYEDVLLLSQWMAWSFVLDDQHDHLIRSGDVAAWLPVTRAIDTYLTDGDAGAALRSCDNPLVAGFIDLCDRILDGMTEPLRARYRLHVPAMLRSLDQEAVNRRAPGQPAVDDYVLMRRHSSQLLPMMDMVEAAHGIALPPRVHQDPAFRELMWSAIDVVSWGNDIFSLRKEYSCGDNNNLASLLAWWHGWPLERAVADVEERIHERVEDFLALSRDLPRILDALDVKDPVERADAERCVRGYEDWMTGADMWQRYECTRYDDERFVAGLESAYTRPDLVSAA
- a CDS encoding ABC transporter ATP-binding protein encodes the protein MPGLLPRRRELTAPGTVGVITLEDVSYTYPGKETPALDGVSMTLRAGQTVAFVGVNGSGKSTCSRLLAGLYDPDGGAIRWDGVDVGEMDTESVQARVATVLQDPVHFPFSALANVTVSRGTLTRARPREALDAVVASGADEVIAGLPDGWSTLLSKRFRGGRQLSAGQWAKIAVARGIYKDAPLLLLDEPTASMDPRAEHAVYRAVLRGARRPDRITVLISHRLASVVECDTIYVFDDGRITECGTHQELLALGGAYAEMFRLQAAAYRDDGEGAAAAPA